Part of the Streptomyces sp. NBC_00457 genome, TAGGTGAGGAAGGGCTTCTTCTCCTTGGCGAACTGTTTGATCTGGGTGATCTGCGCGGCCTCCGAACCGGCGAAGACCACCTGGTAGTTCAGCTTCAGGTTCTTGACCAGCGCCTTGTCGTTGGTGACGTAGGACGGGGAGCCGTCCATCAGCTGGCCCTTGCCGCCGCTCTCGGCGGTGCGCAGCTGGGAGGCGTACTTGTTCAGGTTCTTCCAGTCCGTGACGTCGGGGTGCTGTTTGGCGAAGTACGTCGGGACGTACCAGCCGATGTGCCCGGTGACGCCGAGTCCGCCGCCGTTCACGATCGTCTTCTTGTCGGCGACGTAGCGCTGCTCCTCCTCCGGGTGGCCCCAGTCCTCCAGGAGCGCGTCGACGCGGCCCTGGCTGAGCGCGTCCCAGGCAGGCACCTCGTCGATCTGGACGGTGTCGACGCGGTAGCCCAGCTCGTGTTCGAGCAGGTACTGGGCGACGGCGACGTTGGCCTGCGCGCCGACCCAGGACTGCACGGACAGGGTGACGGTCTTGGCGCCCTGCGCGTTGGCGAAGGGCGAGGCCTGCTTGGTCATGTCGGCGGCGCCGCAGCCGGTGAGCAGCAGCAGCGAAGACGCCCCGGCCACCATGGCAGTCGTACGAAGTCGCATGTCACGCTCCCTTCTTCGCGCGGCGTTCGGTCGGCTGGGTCACCCGGTCGAGCATCAGGCCGAGGCACACGATCGCGGCGCCCGCGACCAGGCCGGTCGCCAGATCGCCCTGCGCGAGCCCGAACACGACGTCGTAGCCGAGGGCTCCGCCACCGACCAGGCCGCCGATGATGACGACGGCGAGGACGAGGACCACGCCCTGGTTGAGGGCGAGCAGCAATGCCGGGCGGGCGAGGGGGAGTTGGACCTGGCGGAGTTGCTGCCAGGTCGTCGCGCCGAGCGAACTCGACGACTCCAGCGCGGCCGGGTCGACCTGGCGCAGGCCCTGCGCGGTGATGCGGACGACGGCCGGAAGCGCGTAGACGACGGCCGCGGCGACGGCAGGGGCGCGGCCCACGCCGAACAGCGCGACGACCGGGATCAGATAGACGAACTGCGGCATCGTCTGGAAGACGTCCAGGAGGGGACGGAGCAGCCGCTCGACGCGGTCGCTGCGGGCCGCCGCGACACCGGTCGCGAAGCCGAGGACGAGGGTGACGGCCACGGCCGCGAGGACCTGGGAGAGGGTGTCGAGCGAGGAGTCCCAGACGCCGAGTACGCCGATCGCGGCCATGGCGAGTACGGCGGTCAGCGCGGTGCGCCAGGTGCCGATCAGCCAGGCCAGCGCGGCGACGATCAGCAGCACCGACCACCAGGGCAGCCACTGCAGTCCGTCACGGACCGGGTCCAGGACCCAGGTGGTGAAGTGCGCGGCCCAGTCGGCGGTGCCGCCGATGACGGGGACGCCGGAGTAGAGGTGCGCGGTCATCCAGTCGACGGCCCGGTTGACCGGCTCGGCGATGGCGACCGTCCAGACGTCCGGCCAGTCGGCACGGCCCGCGAACCGGGCGGCGAGGGCGATGACGAGGGCGCCGCCGGCCCCGTACGCCCATATCGCCTTACGGCCGTCCCCGCCCCGCTGCTCGCCTGCCGCGCCGGTCACGCGGTCCAGGACGACCGCGAGCAGCACGATCGGGATCCCGGCCGTGAGCGCGACGCCCACGTCGACCGAGGCCAGCGCCTGGTAGACGCGGTCACCGAGACCTCCGCCGCCGATCACCGACGCG contains:
- a CDS encoding ABC transporter substrate-binding protein — encoded protein: MRLRTTAMVAGASSLLLLTGCGAADMTKQASPFANAQGAKTVTLSVQSWVGAQANVAVAQYLLEHELGYRVDTVQIDEVPAWDALSQGRVDALLEDWGHPEEEQRYVADKKTIVNGGGLGVTGHIGWYVPTYFAKQHPDVTDWKNLNKYASQLRTAESGGKGQLMDGSPSYVTNDKALVKNLKLNYQVVFAGSEAAQITQIKQFAKEKKPFLTYWYAPQWLFKKVPMTEVKLPAYKEGCDADPEKVACAYPHTPLQKYLNADFAKNGGEAARFLKNFKWTTEDQNEVSLMIADQKLSPEEAAKKWVDSHESTWRAWLSQ
- a CDS encoding ABC transporter permease; its protein translation is MATLTVPTSRTALPGLLKHPAVAKLTLLTLTAAILVPLANARWAGGAWPDALTVDVSDPLTRTSDWIIDNRDSHPLFLYFFGHVSNAVVVSVRAVYLLLLAAGWAGVTAFGALIAWRVAGVRLALGTAAAFFTCGLLGMWIPTMQTLALMVVAVLASVVVGALLGLAAGLSPRTDRALRPVLDTMQVLPAFAYLLPVVLVFGIGVPAAVLATVVYAAPPMARLTALGLRGADKEVLEAVESLGTTARQRLLTARIPLARKELLLGLNQTIMMALSMAVIASVIGGGGLGDRVYQALASVDVGVALTAGIPIVLLAVVLDRVTGAAGEQRGGDGRKAIWAYGAGGALVIALAARFAGRADWPDVWTVAIAEPVNRAVDWMTAHLYSGVPVIGGTADWAAHFTTWVLDPVRDGLQWLPWWSVLLIVAALAWLIGTWRTALTAVLAMAAIGVLGVWDSSLDTLSQVLAAVAVTLVLGFATGVAAARSDRVERLLRPLLDVFQTMPQFVYLIPVVALFGVGRAPAVAAAVVYALPAVVRITAQGLRQVDPAALESSSSLGATTWQQLRQVQLPLARPALLLALNQGVVLVLAVVIIGGLVGGGALGYDVVFGLAQGDLATGLVAGAAIVCLGLMLDRVTQPTERRAKKGA